DNA from Rubripirellula lacrimiformis:
TGCGCCTGCAGGGGCGCGATGCCGGCCGCCAACGACGGTACCTGTGTGATGGGTGCGACTGGCAACACGGCAGCTGAATCCAAGCCGGCGGTCAGCATTCGACGGTTTTCAAGCGTCTCGAAATGCAAAACCTTGCGTCTTCGCTGCCGGCTAGCACGGCCTGCTGCGAGATGTTTAGGAGAAGGCGTCAATGGAGTTCAGGAAAACGGGGCCAGCGGATTGGGGGGCGTCAGCAATGAAGTTCGTCAATTCTAGTCACTGTCGCAATAGGCTTTTTGATCCCGCGGTTGCCATGCCGGATCGGTCGCGGCGATGAATTTGCAAAACGGTACAGGAAATAGTCGGTTTGCCGATTGTTTTCCTGGGCGGCGACAGTACATTTCGCAAATGCGCCTTTGCATTCTCCCTGAATCAATCCAGCCTTTGCCCCGTCAATGACAACAACTCACGCCTGTCTTTCTTCCTTTCCTTGGTTTGCAAAGATGGCAAAAGTGAGCTCGGCGGTTGTGCCCGCTTGCTTCTGTGCCAAGCCGCCCCTTGGCTGGATGGTTCTATTCGTTTCGATCATCACGGCGGCGAGTGTTCCCGCACCGGATGCGAGTGGCCAAGATTGGTTGGCGTGGCGCGGTCCACACAACAACGGCACGGTGGACCAAGGTGGTTTGATCGAACGATTCAATCCACGTGGGGGACCCGACAGCGGCGTCGTTTGGAAAAGCGAACAAGGGGCGGGAATCTCGACTCCTGTTGCGATGAACGGTCGCCTATTCACGATCACTCGCCATCAGCCGGGAACGCCGACCGAGGCCGAGAAGGTGGTGTGCTTGGATGCCGAATCGGGCCAACTTGTATGGGAGAATGTCACCAATGTCTTTCTGTCGGATGTGCCGGCTGAACGCGTCGGCTGGTCCCATGTTGCCGCCGACAAACAGACCGATTCAGTCTTTGCGATGGGCGCGTGCTGCTTGCTAAAGTGCATCGACGCGGACACCGGTGACACGCGGTGGAGTCGATCGCTGAGCGAAGAATTTGGGATGCTTAGCACCTACGGTGGCCGAACCAATACGCCGGTGATCTTCGATGATCTGGTGATCATCAGCGGGGTGACGACGGGCTGGGGCGATGACGCGCAGCCGGCGCATCGATTCTTAGCGTTCGATAAAATCAGCGGCGAATTGATTTGGAAGACTGCCACCCGCACGTTCCCCGAGGACACCACCTACAGCACGCCTGTGTTCGGTGTCGTCGCGGGGAAGGGTGTGATGGTATCGGGCTCGGGAGACGGTTCGCTATACGTGTTCGATCCGCGAACCGGCGCTCGCTTGGGCAGTGTCCAAGTTTCGCGCCGCGGCGTGAACACGTCGCCTGTGATCTCCGATGACGGTCGCGTCTTCATTGCACATGGCGAGGAGAACCCGACCGGTACGTTGATGGGCGCGGTCGTGGGTGTCGATCTGGACGGATTGGCGTCGGGATCGACTGGATCGGAACTATGGCGGACCGAAGAATTGATTGTCGGCAAGAGTTCGCCGCTGTTGGTGGGTGATCGATTGTATGTAGTGGAGGACTCGTCTCGGCTGCACGTTCTTGACGCCGATACCGGCACCGAGATCGGTGAACCGTTGAAACTGGGCACATCGATGCGAGGCAGCTTGATCTTTGCCGACGGTAAGATCTACGCGTGCACCGCCACGGGTTACTTCTATGTCTTGCGCCCGTCGACCGATGGCGTGGAAGTGGTTTCCAAGACGCGATTGCCCAAAGGACATGACGTCGGTGGATCACCAATCGTGGCCTTCGGGCGAATCTATTTGCCAACCACCGGCGGAATCTTCTGTTTGGCAACCGAGGCGGCGGCGAACGTTTCGCCAGATTCGGCGGATGGCCCAGCTGCTAATGAATCAGCTGCTAATGAATCAGCTGCTAATGAAGCGGCCGTCGACGAAGCGGCCGTCGACGAAGCTACCCCAGTCGCATCCGATTTGGAGGTGACGCAGTGGCAGATCGTTCCGGCCGAAGCGATCGTGCAGCCCGGGCAGCACATGGTCCTGCGTCTGATTGGTTACAACTCGGCTGGGCGAGCGGTCCGCGAATCCCAACCATCGGTTCAGTGGACCGTCGACGGGGATGGAGCGATCGATGAAAACGGGAATTTGACGGTCGGCGATTCATCCCACCACTCTGCGTTGACGATCAAGGCCGTCGTCGGGGATGCAGTGGCCACTGCCCGCTATCGGATCATCCCTGCCCTGCCCTGGAATTTCGATTTCATCGACGGGCAAGTTCCGATCACGTGGATCGGGGCCCGCTATCGGCACGAGGCTCGCCAGATCGACGGAAATCACGCGATCGTGAAGATCACCACGATTCCCAAGGGAACACGGAGCCAGACTTGGTTCGGATCACCCGAAATGAGCGACTACACGGTCACCGCCGATGTTCAGGCGGCCGCTGGCAACGCCAAGTTGCCGGACATCGGATTGATCGCCCAACGCTACACGATGGACTTGATGGGGGAATCCCAACAGCTGCAGATCCGGACCTGGTCGGCTCAGCTGCGAATGGCGAAGAGCGTTCCCTTTCAATGGACCGCGGGAACGTGGTATCGGTTGAAGTTTCGTGC
Protein-coding regions in this window:
- a CDS encoding outer membrane protein assembly factor BamB family protein — its product is MAKVSSAVVPACFCAKPPLGWMVLFVSIITAASVPAPDASGQDWLAWRGPHNNGTVDQGGLIERFNPRGGPDSGVVWKSEQGAGISTPVAMNGRLFTITRHQPGTPTEAEKVVCLDAESGQLVWENVTNVFLSDVPAERVGWSHVAADKQTDSVFAMGACCLLKCIDADTGDTRWSRSLSEEFGMLSTYGGRTNTPVIFDDLVIISGVTTGWGDDAQPAHRFLAFDKISGELIWKTATRTFPEDTTYSTPVFGVVAGKGVMVSGSGDGSLYVFDPRTGARLGSVQVSRRGVNTSPVISDDGRVFIAHGEENPTGTLMGAVVGVDLDGLASGSTGSELWRTEELIVGKSSPLLVGDRLYVVEDSSRLHVLDADTGTEIGEPLKLGTSMRGSLIFADGKIYACTATGYFYVLRPSTDGVEVVSKTRLPKGHDVGGSPIVAFGRIYLPTTGGIFCLATEAAANVSPDSADGPAANESAANESAANEAAVDEAAVDEATPVASDLEVTQWQIVPAEAIVQPGQHMVLRLIGYNSAGRAVRESQPSVQWTVDGDGAIDENGNLTVGDSSHHSALTIKAVVGDAVATARYRIIPALPWNFDFIDGQVPITWIGARYRHEARQIDGNHAIVKITTIPKGTRSQTWFGSPEMSDYTVTADVQAAAGNAKLPDIGLIAQRYTMDLMGESQQLQIRTWSAQLRMAKSVPFQWTAGTWYRLKFRAANEDGKAVLRAKVWQRDSDEPEKWTLVATDDSPNLTGSPGLFGNSTNAEIVIGNVAVDSNAGER